Proteins encoded in a region of the Anoxybacillus amylolyticus genome:
- a CDS encoding amino acid permease, giving the protein MNAFFRKKSIDQLQREGVKNTGLNRVLGLWQLTAIGLGGIIGVGIFVLTGVAAAEHSGPAVVLSFIIAGLASAAAALCYAEFAGLIPVSGSAYTYSYAVLGEGAAWLIGWDLLLEYTLVVAVVAIGWSGYMQEILHHIGVQLPVWAQGAPGTGAGHKVDLIAVLVSLGISALLYFGIEWGSKFNNLMVIIKLSVILVVIAVGSFYVDSANWHPFMPFGFHGVMSGAALVFFAVFGYDTLTTAAEEAKNPQRDLPIAVVLSLAVALCLYVAMSLVITGMAPYHTLNNAAPVAKVFSDVGLKWITLIISAAAIAGILSVLFSFMLAGSRIWFAMSRDGLLPKWFMRVHPKYKTPYRPTVIIGVITSIVSGLTPISEVAELVNIGTLSAFVLICSAVIVLRVKRPELERKFRTPFVPFIPLIGIGFSIYLIISLPQITWIRFIVWMAVGLIIYAVYGKRKSTLAENN; this is encoded by the coding sequence ATGAATGCTTTTTTTAGGAAGAAGTCTATCGACCAATTGCAACGAGAAGGGGTAAAAAACACGGGGCTTAATCGAGTGTTAGGATTATGGCAACTGACCGCAATTGGTTTAGGGGGGATTATTGGGGTAGGTATTTTCGTGTTAACAGGGGTAGCTGCCGCTGAACATTCAGGGCCTGCGGTTGTTTTGTCTTTTATTATCGCTGGACTTGCTAGTGCAGCAGCTGCGCTATGTTACGCAGAGTTTGCTGGTTTAATACCCGTTTCTGGAAGCGCTTACACATATAGTTATGCGGTATTAGGGGAAGGGGCAGCATGGCTAATCGGATGGGATTTATTACTTGAATATACATTAGTTGTCGCTGTCGTAGCAATCGGTTGGTCCGGTTACATGCAAGAAATTCTTCACCATATTGGTGTACAGCTTCCTGTATGGGCGCAAGGAGCTCCAGGAACCGGAGCAGGACATAAAGTGGATTTAATTGCTGTGTTAGTTAGTCTTGGAATTTCCGCACTGCTCTATTTTGGGATTGAATGGGGTTCTAAATTTAACAATCTCATGGTTATTATTAAATTAAGTGTTATTTTAGTCGTGATTGCGGTCGGTAGTTTTTATGTTGATTCGGCCAACTGGCATCCTTTTATGCCTTTTGGTTTCCATGGTGTAATGAGTGGAGCTGCTCTTGTGTTTTTTGCCGTCTTTGGTTACGACACGTTAACGACAGCGGCAGAAGAGGCGAAAAATCCGCAGCGTGATTTACCAATCGCTGTCGTCTTATCGCTGGCTGTGGCACTATGTTTATATGTGGCGATGTCGCTCGTTATCACTGGTATGGCTCCGTACCATACTCTCAATAACGCAGCCCCTGTTGCGAAAGTGTTCAGCGATGTCGGATTGAAGTGGATTACGTTAATTATCTCAGCTGCTGCTATTGCGGGAATTTTGTCTGTTTTATTCTCGTTTATGCTTGCAGGTTCACGTATATGGTTTGCGATGAGCCGCGACGGTTTATTGCCAAAATGGTTTATGCGAGTGCATCCGAAATACAAAACGCCTTACCGACCAACGGTAATTATCGGTGTTATTACTTCAATCGTTTCAGGACTTACTCCTATTAGCGAAGTAGCTGAATTGGTGAACATTGGAACACTATCCGCGTTTGTACTCATTTGTTCAGCTGTCATTGTATTGCGGGTAAAACGACCAGAGTTGGAAAGAAAATTTAGAACGCCGTTTGTTCCGTTCATTCCTTTAATTGGAATTGGATTTTCTATTTATTTAATTATCAGCCTTCCGCAAATTACTTGGATTCGCTTTATCGTTTGGATGGCTGTAGGGTTGATTATTTACGCAGTGTACGGGAAGAGAAAAAGTACGTTAGCGGAAAATAACTAA
- a CDS encoding APC family permease, with amino-acid sequence MEKDMQLKRNIGFFVSTSLVIGTVIGSGIFMKPGVVLSATGNSNMALLAWVIGGIITLASGLTMAEVSVNIPKTGGLYTYIEEVYGKTWGFLCGWVQTVVYGPAVIGALGLYFGTLMADFFNFPENSNIIIGIFTVILLALLNMLGTHLGGFVQTASTIGKLIPIVLIATFGLLKGNAAVFNVESSSVQHMSMGAAILATLWAYDGWMNVGFMAGEMKNPAKNLPRAIISGLFIVIIAYLSVNIALLHVLPAQKIVALGPNAASTAAALLFGEVGGKILAVGILISIFGCLNGKILTFPRVPFAMAERGLLPGAKIFSCIHPTLKTPTGATVLQVAIALLMMVFWNPDRLTDMAIFAVMLFYGMSFYAVFLLRKHGKYGDDLYKVPLYPLTPIVAIVGTAYIIVSTLMYSPTDAVFSFVIMFIGLPVYWKMKGKNHSVANRKVS; translated from the coding sequence ATGGAAAAAGATATGCAATTAAAGCGAAACATAGGTTTTTTCGTTTCGACGTCGTTAGTTATTGGGACGGTGATAGGTTCCGGTATTTTTATGAAGCCGGGGGTTGTGTTATCAGCGACCGGGAATTCTAATATGGCGCTTTTGGCTTGGGTGATTGGCGGGATTATTACCCTTGCAAGCGGATTGACGATGGCGGAAGTAAGTGTAAATATTCCAAAGACCGGTGGATTATACACGTATATCGAAGAAGTGTACGGAAAAACATGGGGATTTTTATGCGGTTGGGTGCAAACCGTTGTTTATGGACCGGCAGTTATTGGTGCTCTTGGGCTTTATTTTGGAACATTGATGGCTGATTTTTTTAACTTTCCGGAAAATAGCAATATTATTATTGGGATTTTCACGGTTATTTTGCTTGCGTTGTTGAATATGTTGGGGACGCATTTAGGCGGATTTGTTCAAACCGCTTCGACGATTGGAAAATTGATTCCGATTGTATTGATTGCGACATTTGGGCTTTTGAAAGGCAACGCAGCGGTTTTTAACGTCGAAAGTAGCAGTGTGCAACATATGAGTATGGGCGCGGCGATTTTAGCCACGCTTTGGGCGTATGACGGCTGGATGAACGTCGGATTTATGGCGGGAGAAATGAAAAACCCTGCAAAAAATCTTCCACGAGCGATTATTTCGGGACTTTTTATCGTTATTATTGCTTATTTGTCTGTCAATATTGCCTTGCTTCACGTATTGCCTGCCCAGAAAATCGTGGCACTCGGTCCGAACGCTGCATCGACGGCAGCGGCATTATTGTTCGGAGAGGTTGGCGGAAAAATTTTGGCGGTCGGTATTTTAATTTCGATCTTTGGGTGTTTAAATGGGAAAATTCTTACGTTCCCGCGCGTTCCTTTCGCAATGGCGGAACGAGGGCTTCTTCCAGGGGCGAAAATTTTTTCCTGCATTCACCCAACATTGAAGACGCCAACTGGAGCGACGGTGCTGCAAGTAGCGATTGCTTTATTGATGATGGTGTTTTGGAATCCGGACAGGTTGACGGATATGGCTATTTTTGCGGTGATGCTATTTTACGGCATGTCTTTTTACGCGGTATTTTTACTTCGTAAACACGGGAAATATGGAGATGATCTATATAAAGTTCCGTTGTATCCACTGACGCCGATTGTCGCCATTGTCGGCACAGCCTACATTATTGTTAGCACGCTCATGTATTCCCCGACCGATGCGGTGTTTTCGTTCGTCATTATGTTTATCGGGTTGCCTGTATATTGGAAAATGAAAGGGAAGAATCATAGTGTTGCGAATCGAAAAGTAAGTTAA
- a CDS encoding glycosyltransferase, translating to MKKDMHQQEAVPRFIFYDAKGRRKIIFKSFLCLAIIVAAVVFYAFFRSIFSPINLPYAKLFPNAYKKIISIDEKLSYLQLQEELKIEKFKHFHHLNHWKRRAGSDAPNEVYGFYVNWDENSTTSLKEHIRSLTVLVPEWYHVNTDLTIASEIKPDIMELAKENNVKIMPLINNFTQKDAGPDGTTVDRLLHAPVDKQKQFIDDLEKQMEVNQFAGVNIDFESIPKKDREALTKFIQELAHVFHQHHLLVTQDVPADDRAFDYSALSKEVDRLMVMMYDEHYAGGEPGPIASADWVQHTLEHLPIPAEKLIVSLGNYGYDWTIGSKAPATSLIFSDIMEMAHDSNLKIKWDKLSGNPYVQYEDGEDKHIVWFLDSVTFYNEMKMASENGTKGFALWRLGSEDPTVWDLLKDCGKIQSHISLLHKIPSTDRVNYSGQGEILRITDVGRNGSRGFQVDKDGYLADEVYQSFPSSYEVQRYGQPKGKQVVLTFDDGPDPKYTPEILDILKQFDVKADFFIVGENAEEYPDIIKRMYNEGHEIGNHTFTHPNIAYTSPLRTKLELNTTQRLIQEITGHSTVLFRPPYEADAEPYLASEILPILRAQKMNYIMVGEKVDPEDWTQPATNELVKRVLTPIYNGEGNVILLHDAGGDRTHTVEALPMIIKDLKEHGYRFVTISELLGKKREDVMPSVFSYDASWLPYDRAVFSGMEYFTKVLTTIFYVTIGLGIFRFLFLMYFSFKQKRRDTSRSITDYQPFVSVVIAAYNEEKVIGKAIRSILDSDYPELEIIVVDDGSQDSTAKVVQEISNEHRNVRLIQKENGGKSSAVNRGFQEARGDIVVSLDADTILASNAISLMVRHFADPHVAAVSGNVKVGNRRNLLTTWQHIEYITGFNLERRAFDELNCITVVPGAIGAWRKQLVKEAGYLSEDTLAEDTDLTLTLLRQGYRIVYEDKAYGYTESPEDVKSLIKQRYRWSYGTLQCLWKHRKALFNVKHKSLGFIALPNMWIFQFFSQSVSPFADVLMVIGLFSSHPLKVLGFYLLFFVIDMLASLFAFWLERENPKPLLWLMVQRFAYRQLMTYVVIKSILSAIQGIEVGWNKLKRLGSVAQSLGQNEKSIS from the coding sequence ATGAAAAAGGACATGCATCAACAAGAAGCAGTGCCTCGCTTTATTTTTTATGATGCGAAAGGAAGGAGGAAGATAATTTTTAAATCGTTTCTTTGCTTGGCAATTATCGTTGCCGCCGTTGTTTTTTACGCTTTCTTTCGGAGTATTTTTTCGCCGATAAACCTTCCGTACGCAAAGTTATTTCCGAATGCATATAAAAAAATCATATCAATAGATGAAAAACTTAGTTATTTGCAGCTACAGGAAGAGTTGAAAATAGAAAAGTTTAAACATTTTCATCATCTGAACCATTGGAAGCGAAGAGCAGGTAGCGATGCGCCTAATGAAGTCTATGGTTTTTATGTAAACTGGGATGAAAATAGCACGACTTCGTTAAAAGAGCACATTCGTTCATTAACGGTATTAGTGCCAGAATGGTATCATGTGAACACAGATTTAACTATTGCTAGCGAGATTAAACCTGATATTATGGAATTGGCAAAAGAAAATAATGTAAAAATCATGCCTTTAATCAACAATTTTACCCAAAAAGACGCCGGACCAGATGGCACTACGGTCGATCGGTTGTTGCATGCCCCTGTGGATAAACAAAAGCAATTTATCGATGATTTAGAAAAACAAATGGAGGTAAACCAATTCGCAGGTGTTAATATCGACTTTGAATCCATCCCTAAGAAAGACCGAGAGGCATTAACGAAATTTATACAAGAGCTTGCTCATGTGTTTCATCAACACCATTTGCTTGTGACACAAGATGTGCCAGCGGATGATCGTGCCTTTGATTATAGCGCATTATCCAAAGAAGTAGATCGCCTAATGGTCATGATGTATGACGAACATTATGCAGGAGGGGAGCCAGGACCGATTGCTTCCGCTGACTGGGTTCAACATACACTCGAACATTTACCGATCCCTGCAGAAAAGCTGATTGTTTCTCTCGGGAACTATGGGTATGACTGGACGATCGGCAGCAAAGCCCCGGCTACGTCGCTCATTTTCTCTGACATTATGGAGATGGCGCATGATTCTAATTTAAAAATTAAGTGGGATAAACTAAGTGGGAACCCGTATGTTCAATATGAAGATGGAGAGGACAAGCATATCGTTTGGTTTTTAGATAGCGTGACTTTCTATAATGAAATGAAAATGGCGTCGGAGAATGGGACGAAAGGATTTGCGCTCTGGAGATTAGGCTCAGAAGATCCGACGGTGTGGGATCTGTTAAAGGACTGTGGAAAGATACAAAGTCATATAAGCCTGCTGCATAAAATTCCTAGCACCGACCGGGTCAACTATTCTGGACAAGGAGAAATTTTAAGAATTACAGACGTCGGCCGAAATGGTTCAAGAGGATTTCAAGTAGATAAAGATGGGTACCTTGCCGATGAAGTGTATCAGTCTTTCCCATCATCGTACGAAGTTCAACGGTACGGACAACCGAAAGGAAAACAAGTAGTCTTAACATTTGATGACGGTCCAGATCCTAAATATACGCCAGAAATTCTCGACATCTTAAAACAATTTGATGTAAAAGCGGACTTTTTTATCGTCGGAGAAAATGCAGAGGAGTACCCTGATATTATTAAAAGAATGTATAACGAAGGGCATGAGATAGGCAATCATACGTTTACGCATCCGAATATTGCCTATACGTCCCCGCTGCGTACAAAGTTAGAACTAAACACGACCCAGCGGCTTATTCAAGAAATCACTGGCCATTCTACCGTTTTGTTTCGACCACCGTATGAAGCGGATGCGGAGCCTTATTTAGCGAGTGAGATATTACCGATTTTGCGGGCGCAAAAGATGAATTATATTATGGTTGGAGAAAAAGTGGATCCTGAAGACTGGACGCAGCCAGCCACGAATGAACTAGTAAAGCGTGTGCTGACGCCTATTTATAATGGGGAAGGGAATGTGATTCTTCTTCATGATGCGGGAGGCGATCGTACGCATACGGTAGAAGCGTTGCCGATGATTATTAAAGATCTGAAAGAGCATGGGTATCGCTTTGTTACCATTTCTGAGTTATTAGGAAAAAAACGTGAAGATGTAATGCCGAGTGTTTTTTCCTATGATGCGTCGTGGTTGCCATATGACCGAGCGGTTTTTTCAGGAATGGAGTATTTTACAAAAGTATTAACAACGATTTTTTACGTGACGATTGGACTAGGAATTTTCCGTTTCTTATTTTTAATGTACTTTTCGTTTAAGCAAAAAAGAAGGGATACATCTCGTTCTATCACGGATTACCAGCCTTTCGTAAGTGTTGTTATAGCCGCGTATAATGAAGAAAAAGTCATTGGTAAAGCCATTCGCTCGATTTTGGACAGTGACTATCCAGAGTTGGAAATAATTGTTGTAGATGATGGATCACAGGACAGTACGGCAAAAGTCGTGCAAGAAATCAGTAATGAGCACCGTAACGTTCGTTTAATCCAGAAAGAAAATGGCGGGAAATCATCCGCGGTGAATCGAGGATTCCAAGAAGCGCGCGGGGATATTGTTGTTTCATTAGATGCGGATACGATTCTTGCGTCTAACGCGATCTCGTTGATGGTTCGTCATTTTGCAGATCCTCATGTCGCTGCTGTGTCGGGAAATGTGAAAGTAGGGAACCGGCGAAATCTATTAACTACATGGCAACATATTGAATATATTACAGGATTTAATTTAGAGCGGAGAGCATTCGATGAGTTGAACTGTATTACAGTCGTGCCAGGCGCCATTGGAGCATGGCGAAAACAGCTTGTGAAAGAAGCAGGGTATTTAAGTGAAGACACACTAGCAGAGGACACGGATCTTACTTTAACGCTTTTGCGCCAAGGGTATCGGATTGTTTATGAAGATAAAGCGTATGGCTATACCGAATCGCCAGAAGATGTAAAAAGTCTCATTAAGCAGCGATATCGCTGGTCATACGGTACGTTACAGTGCTTATGGAAACATCGAAAAGCGCTATTTAATGTAAAGCATAAATCATTAGGATTTATTGCTTTGCCAAATATGTGGATATTCCAGTTTTTTTCGCAATCCGTTTCCCCGTTTGCGGATGTATTAATGGTGATTGGATTGTTTAGTAGCCATCCGTTAAAAGTGTTAGGATTTTATCTTTTATTCTTTGTTATTGACATGCTTGCGTCGCTCTTTGCCTTTTGGTTGGAAAGAGAAAATCCGAAACCGCTGCTTTGGTTAATGGTGCAACGGTTTGCTTATCGCCAGTTAATGACTTACGTTGTTATCAAATCTATACTTTCTGCCATTCAAGGAATAGAAGTGGGATGGAATAAGCTAAAACGACTCGGTAGTGTCGCGCAATCGCTTGGACAAAACGAAAAATCTATTTCTTAA